In Buchnera aphidicola (Eriosoma grossulariae), a genomic segment contains:
- a CDS encoding class I SAM-dependent methyltransferase: protein MNQNSNKSIYFLHLKNDLNENLTIDYIDNKYQIFQRNEKNVKKIWIEFNSKKLNYRTNQKQKKEPLAKAVGIKKNYYPNILDATAGFGTDAFILASLGCQVLMLERNPIVAILLANGLDRGFKNKKIGKWLKKKLSLLYTSSEKFLIQTKTIPDVIYLDPMFPIIKKKAKSKKTINILKTIVKEQDNSNLLLNPARLLAKKRVVVKRPLHAPFLNNVKTYSIIKTKKHRFDIYQPFNKEYNK, encoded by the coding sequence TTGAATCAAAATTCGAATAAAAGTATTTATTTTTTACATTTAAAAAATGATTTAAATGAAAATTTAACTATTGATTATATTGATAACAAATATCAAATTTTTCAACGTAATGAAAAAAATGTTAAAAAAATATGGATTGAATTTAATTCAAAAAAATTAAATTACAGAACAAATCAAAAACAAAAAAAAGAACCTTTAGCTAAAGCCGTAGGCATTAAAAAAAATTATTACCCAAATATTTTAGATGCAACTGCAGGATTTGGCACAGACGCTTTTATATTAGCTTCATTAGGATGCCAAGTTTTAATGTTAGAAAGAAATCCTATTGTCGCCATTTTATTAGCTAATGGTTTAGATAGAGGATTTAAAAATAAAAAAATAGGAAAATGGCTTAAAAAAAAATTATCTTTACTGTATACATCTAGTGAAAAATTTTTAATTCAAACAAAAACTATACCTGATGTGATATATTTAGATCCTATGTTTCCAATCATTAAAAAAAAAGCAAAATCAAAAAAAACAATAAATATTTTAAAAACTATTGTAAAAGAACAAGATAATTCTAATTTATTATTAAATCCTGCTAGATTACTAGCTAAAAAACGAGTAGTTGTTAAAAGACCTTTGCATGCTCCTTTTTTAAATAATGTAAAAACATATTCAATTATAAAAACTAAAAAACATCGTTTTGATATTTACCAACCATTTAATAAAGAATATAATAAATAA
- a CDS encoding FAD-binding oxidoreductase, with protein MNQWITGKIINIKKWNQNLFSIIIKAPINSFSAGQFAKLSVINDNKKIQRAYSYVNAPNNSNLEFYINLIPNGKFTNHLYQLKINQNIMINKHSFGFFTIDEIQNCEILWMMATGTGIGPYLSILQEGKWINKFNKIVLIYSVRLKKDLNYLDLIYKLKKQYKNKIIFVSIVTREQSIKSLKNRIPILIKNNTLEKKIKLNIDPKTSHVMLCGNPDMVKETQKVLQNLKNMQKNLRKSPGHITTENYW; from the coding sequence ATGAATCAATGGATTACTGGAAAAATAATTAATATTAAAAAATGGAATCAAAATCTATTTAGTATAATAATAAAAGCACCAATAAATTCATTTTCAGCAGGTCAATTTGCTAAATTATCTGTAATCAATGATAATAAAAAAATACAAAGAGCTTATTCTTATGTTAATGCACCTAATAATTCTAATTTAGAATTTTATATTAACTTAATTCCAAACGGAAAATTTACTAACCATTTGTATCAATTAAAAATTAATCAAAATATTATGATTAACAAACATTCATTCGGTTTTTTTACTATTGATGAAATACAAAATTGCGAAATATTATGGATGATGGCCACTGGTACTGGAATTGGTCCATACTTATCTATTTTACAAGAAGGAAAATGGATAAATAAATTTAATAAAATTGTCTTAATTTATTCTGTAAGATTAAAAAAAGATTTAAATTATTTAGATTTAATATATAAATTAAAAAAACAATATAAAAATAAAATTATATTTGTAAGTATTGTAACAAGAGAACAATCAATAAAATCTTTAAAAAATAGAATTCCAATATTAATTAAAAATAATACTTTAGAAAAAAAAATAAAACTCAATATCGATCCTAAAACATCTCATGTAATGCTATGTGGTAATCCTGATATGGTAAAAGAAACACAAAAAGTATTGCAAAACCTTAAAAATATGCAAAAAAACTTAAGAAAATCACCAGGACACATTACTACAGAAAATTATTGGTAA
- the epmA gene encoding elongation factor P--(R)-beta-lysine ligase, whose amino-acid sequence MENKLYDWKPTAKISNLVNRSRIMTKIRSFFLNLGILEIETPVLSKFRVTDIHLESFKTYFKKTEKKNKCLKFWLNTSPEYYMKRLIAANIGAIYQICHSFRNGEIGRYHHPEFTMLEWYRPLYNMHDLMNEVELFLKTMFDVDTVKKISYQDVFIKYLDCDPFSSNHTILLEKVKNLGVENLVLLNKHGQYEISSLLEILFVFGVEPNIGQSYPTIIYHYPASQNSNAIVNINDSRLVDRFEIFFKGIELGNGCHELTDICIQKKRFLKDNSVRLNYNLTVEPIDTIFLESLTNQINYYSGVAIGLDRLIMIILKLNSIRDVISFSLDSCINSEYV is encoded by the coding sequence ATGGAAAATAAATTATATGATTGGAAACCGACAGCAAAAATTTCTAATTTAGTTAATCGTTCTAGAATTATGACAAAAATTCGATCTTTTTTTTTAAATTTAGGAATATTAGAAATTGAAACTCCTGTTTTATCTAAATTTAGAGTCACTGATATACATTTAGAATCTTTTAAAACTTATTTTAAAAAAACAGAAAAAAAAAATAAATGTTTAAAATTTTGGTTAAATACTAGTCCAGAATATTATATGAAACGTTTAATTGCTGCTAATATTGGTGCTATATATCAAATTTGTCATAGTTTTAGAAATGGTGAAATTGGTCGATATCATCATCCAGAATTCACTATGTTAGAATGGTATCGTCCTTTATATAATATGCATGATCTTATGAATGAAGTAGAATTATTTTTAAAAACTATGTTTGATGTTGATACAGTAAAAAAAATTTCTTATCAAGATGTTTTTATAAAATATTTAGATTGTGATCCTTTTTCCTCTAATCATACAATATTGTTAGAAAAAGTAAAAAATCTAGGAGTTGAAAATTTAGTTTTATTAAATAAACATGGACAATATGAGATTAGTTCTTTATTAGAGATATTATTTGTTTTTGGTGTAGAACCAAATATAGGCCAATCTTATCCTACAATTATCTATCATTATCCTGCTTCTCAGAATAGTAACGCAATTGTTAATATTAATGATTCAAGATTAGTTGATAGATTTGAAATTTTTTTTAAAGGAATTGAATTAGGCAATGGTTGTCATGAATTAACTGATATTTGTATACAAAAAAAAAGATTTTTAAAAGATAATTCAGTACGTTTAAATTACAATTTAACAGTTGAACCAATAGATACAATATTTTTAGAATCTTTAACAAATCAAATAAATTATTATTCTGGTGTAGCAATAGGTTTAGACAGATTAATTATGATTATTTTGAAATTAAATTCTATTCGAGATGTTATTTCGTTTTCATTAGATTCATGTATTAATTCAGAATATGTATAA
- the coaD gene encoding pantetheine-phosphate adenylyltransferase — protein sequence MNKKVIFPGTFDPITYGHLDIIKRISLIFDNIIIAIYCNSKKKTMFNLKERIKLIQHTTIKLKNIKKIFGFNDLITNLAKNEKSSILIRGIRSISDFEYEKKMAMINKNLNPNIESIFLFASQNLSFISSSMVKKIAIYGGDLKNYIPKNVSDALYKKIKNNT from the coding sequence ATGAATAAAAAAGTTATTTTTCCAGGAACTTTTGATCCAATTACATATGGACATTTAGATATTATTAAAAGAATTTCTTTAATATTTGATAATATCATAATTGCAATTTATTGTAATTCTAAAAAAAAAACTATGTTTAATTTAAAAGAACGAATTAAATTAATTCAACATACTACAATAAAATTAAAAAATATAAAAAAAATTTTTGGATTTAATGATCTAATAACAAATTTAGCAAAAAATGAAAAATCAAGTATATTAATTAGAGGAATTAGATCCATATCTGATTTTGAATATGAAAAAAAAATGGCAATGATAAATAAAAATTTAAATCCTAATATAGAAAGTATATTCTTATTTGCATCACAAAATTTATCTTTTATTTCTTCCTCCATGGTCAAAAAAATAGCTATATATGGTGGTGATTTAAAAAACTACATCCCTAAAAATGTATCAGATGCATTGTATAAAAAAATAAAAAATAATACATAA
- a CDS encoding MFS transporter: protein MRRGTGSFSSVTAAFFTAGLSTFATLYSVQPILPLFSHTFHLTPLQSSFSLSGSTITMALGMLLTSPLSDVYGRKIIMSSSLFLASIFTILCALMNSWEGIIFMRILTGLSLSGVVSVAMTYLTEEIDPTVLSLSIGLYISGNTIGGFLGRIITSILSNIFSWNVSLMVVGFFSFFSSILFLYLLPISKNFKSQPFIFENLLRNFILQCQDSILSKLFLIGFILMGGFITIFNYIGYRLVIDPFDLNQGMLGFLSVVYLIGVYTSPKAGMLTEKYHRIFILHIALLLMVIGILITEWNQLLLVIIGLVFFAGGFFAAHSVVSSWVGYRSKLSRSGSLSFYLFFYYLGSSFFGSVGGYFWFFGGWLGISIFVMSLLIISFWLTIKLK, encoded by the coding sequence TTTACCGTTGTTTTCTCATACATTTCATTTAACACCTTTACAGAGTAGTTTTTCATTATCAGGGTCTACTATTACAATGGCTCTTGGTATGTTGTTAACTAGTCCATTATCTGATGTATATGGTCGGAAAATTATTATGTCTAGTTCTTTATTTTTAGCATCTATATTCACTATATTATGTGCTTTAATGAATAGCTGGGAAGGTATTATTTTTATGCGTATTTTAACTGGTTTATCATTAAGTGGTGTGGTGAGTGTTGCGATGACATATTTGACTGAAGAAATAGATCCAACAGTATTGTCATTATCTATTGGTTTATATATTAGTGGTAATACAATTGGTGGTTTTTTAGGTAGAATTATTACTAGTATTTTATCAAATATTTTTTCATGGAATGTTTCTCTAATGGTAGTTGGATTTTTTTCTTTTTTCAGTTCAATATTATTTTTGTATTTATTACCAATATCTAAAAATTTTAAATCACAACCATTTATTTTTGAAAATTTATTGAGAAATTTTATTTTACAATGTCAAGATTCTATTTTGTCAAAATTATTTCTTATAGGTTTTATTCTTATGGGTGGTTTTATCACTATATTTAATTATATAGGATATCGTTTAGTTATTGATCCTTTTGATCTTAATCAAGGCATGTTAGGATTTTTGTCAGTAGTATATTTAATAGGAGTCTATACTTCTCCTAAAGCAGGTATGTTAACTGAAAAATATCATCGGATCTTTATTTTACATATTGCATTATTATTAATGGTTATTGGTATTTTGATTACAGAATGGAATCAGTTATTATTGGTAATTATAGGATTAGTATTTTTTGCTGGTGGTTTTTTTGCTGCTCACTCTGTAGTTAGCAGTTGGGTAGGTTATCGTTCTAAGTTATCAAGAAGTGGTTCACTTTCATTTTATTTGTTTTTTTATTATTTAGGTTCTAGTTTTTTTGGCAGTGTTGGAGGTTATTTTTGGTTTTTCGGAGGATGGTTAGGGATTTCAATTTTTGTGATGAGTTTATTGATAATTTCCTTTTGGCTAACAATAAAATTAAAATAA
- a CDS encoding inorganic phosphate transporter, with translation MLFSSIFIFDFHSFYFLILSLIFVCVYEIVNGFHDIANSVITVIYTRSMSSNIAVIMASVFNFFGVILGGLSIAYTIVHLLPIEVLLNLSFFHRFLVIFFILLVVMLLNLFSWYYRLPSSSSHALIGSIIGIGFANSILFHCSLLNSINVIHIKNIFIVLICSPFFGFFIALFFVFLLRSLKMILKYNNIINMDPVFYKNKFNKTRPPFLIQMTLILSAIGLSYAHGSNDGQKSIGLIMLILMSILPGYFVLNLNSAPVEIIHTQKSIKYFKEYYQLNNLHAMNSYSVSIKKHFYSKYSYYDDPFLSSMNYVNHIMNNVSNYRQLGITERIYIHRLLLLISNHINKKLILSNINQGDKIFLKKLQFNILKSTEYAPLWIIFMVAFFLSIGSIIGWRRISVTIGKKIGQKNMTYGQAISIQMTSSISIGLANYVGFPVSTTHISSSAVMGVMLISRGGIQLKTVKNIFLAWVLTIPISIFLSGLLYWMLFKIL, from the coding sequence ATGTTATTTTCTTCGATTTTTATTTTTGATTTCCATTCATTTTATTTTTTAATACTATCATTAATATTTGTATGTGTTTACGAAATTGTCAATGGTTTTCATGATATTGCAAATTCAGTTATTACAGTGATTTATACTCGTTCTATGTCTTCGAATATAGCTGTAATCATGGCTAGTGTTTTTAATTTTTTTGGTGTTATTTTAGGAGGTTTAAGTATTGCTTATACTATAGTACATTTGTTACCGATAGAAGTATTATTAAATTTAAGTTTTTTTCATAGATTTTTAGTAATTTTTTTTATTTTATTAGTTGTTATGTTATTAAATTTATTTTCATGGTATTATCGTTTACCTTCATCTAGTTCTCATGCTTTAATAGGATCAATAATTGGTATAGGTTTTGCAAACTCTATATTATTTCATTGTTCTTTGTTAAATTCAATTAATGTTATACATATAAAAAACATATTTATTGTTCTTATTTGTTCTCCTTTTTTTGGTTTTTTTATTGCTTTGTTTTTTGTTTTTTTATTGCGTTCTTTAAAAATGATTTTAAAATATAACAATATTATAAATATGGATCCAGTATTTTATAAAAACAAATTTAATAAGACAAGACCTCCTTTTTTAATACAAATGACATTAATTTTATCAGCTATTGGTTTAAGTTATGCTCATGGTTCTAATGACGGTCAAAAAAGTATTGGTTTAATTATGTTAATTTTAATGAGTATACTTCCAGGTTATTTTGTATTGAATTTAAATTCAGCACCTGTGGAAATAATTCATACTCAAAAGAGTATAAAATATTTTAAAGAATATTATCAATTAAATAATTTACATGCAATGAATTCATATTCAGTTTCAATCAAAAAACATTTTTATTCAAAATATTCTTATTATGATGATCCATTTTTAAGTAGTATGAATTATGTTAATCATATTATGAATAATGTATCTAATTATCGTCAATTAGGTATTACAGAACGTATATATATTCATCGATTATTGTTATTAATATCTAATCATATTAATAAAAAATTAATTTTATCAAATATAAATCAAGGAGATAAAATATTTTTAAAAAAATTACAATTTAATATCTTAAAATCGACTGAATATGCTCCTTTATGGATTATTTTTATGGTAGCATTTTTTTTATCTATAGGATCTATTATTGGGTGGCGTCGAATATCTGTGACTATTGGTAAAAAAATAGGACAAAAAAATATGACATATGGACAAGCTATATCAATTCAGATGACTTCATCAATATCAATAGGTTTAGCTAATTATGTAGGTTTTCCAGTATCTACTACTCATATTTCATCATCTGCAGTAATGGGTGTAATGTTGATTAGTAGAGGTGGTATACAGTTAAAAACTGTAAAAAATATTTTTCTGGCCTGGGTTTTAACAATTCCTATTTCTATTTTTTTATCTGGTTTATTGTATTGGATGTTATTTAAGATTTTATAA
- the hslU gene encoding HslU--HslV peptidase ATPase subunit, whose translation MSAMTPQEIVKELDKFIIGQNSAKRAVSIALRNRWRRMQLNDELRHEITPKNILMIGPTGVGKTEIARRLAKLANAPFIKVEATKFTEVGYVGKEVDSIIRDLTDSAIKMIRMQEIKKNNNKAEELAEERILDVLVPTPKNNWDKNTKNEKPLSTIQSFRKKLREGDLNDKEIEINVAAIPMGVEIMAPPGMEELTSQLQSLFQNLSGRKQNTRKLKIKDAMKLLIEEESAKLINPEEIKKKAIYAVEQNGIVFIDEIDKVCKRGNNTSGADISREGVQRDLLPLVEGCTVSTKHGMVKTDHILFIASGAFQTSTPSDLIPELQGRLPIRVELKALTIDDFERILTEPNASITVQYKALIKTEGITINFTKEGIRSIAEAAWKVNESMENIGARRLHTVLEKLMEEISFYASDNNSKSIININPEYVSQYLDELISNTDLSKFIL comes from the coding sequence ATGTCTGCAATGACTCCTCAGGAAATCGTCAAAGAATTAGATAAATTTATCATTGGACAAAATTCTGCTAAACGTGCTGTATCAATAGCACTAAGAAATCGATGGAGAAGAATGCAATTAAATGATGAATTACGTCATGAAATTACTCCTAAAAATATTTTAATGATTGGTCCGACTGGAGTTGGTAAAACAGAAATTGCTAGAAGATTAGCAAAATTAGCAAATGCACCTTTTATTAAAGTTGAAGCAACAAAATTTACAGAAGTAGGATATGTAGGGAAAGAAGTAGATTCTATAATTAGAGATTTAACTGATTCTGCAATAAAAATGATTAGAATGCAAGAAATAAAAAAAAATAACAATAAAGCAGAAGAATTAGCTGAAGAAAGAATTCTCGATGTTCTTGTACCTACTCCAAAAAACAATTGGGATAAAAATACAAAAAATGAAAAACCATTATCTACTATACAATCATTTCGTAAAAAATTAAGAGAAGGTGATCTTAATGATAAAGAAATTGAAATCAATGTAGCAGCTATTCCTATGGGAGTAGAAATTATGGCTCCACCTGGAATGGAAGAATTAACAAGTCAATTGCAATCTTTATTTCAAAATTTGAGCGGAAGAAAACAAAACACAAGAAAATTAAAAATTAAAGATGCAATGAAGCTATTAATTGAAGAAGAATCAGCTAAATTAATAAACCCTGAAGAAATCAAAAAAAAAGCAATCTATGCTGTAGAACAAAATGGAATCGTATTCATAGATGAAATAGATAAAGTATGTAAAAGAGGCAATAATACTTCAGGAGCAGATATTTCAAGAGAAGGAGTACAACGTGATTTATTACCATTAGTAGAAGGATGTACAGTATCAACAAAACATGGAATGGTAAAAACTGATCATATTTTATTTATTGCTTCAGGTGCATTTCAAACTTCTACTCCATCTGATTTGATTCCTGAATTACAGGGTCGTTTACCTATTAGAGTTGAATTAAAAGCTTTAACCATAGATGATTTCGAAAGAATCCTCACAGAACCAAATGCTTCGATTACTGTTCAATATAAAGCTTTAATTAAAACAGAAGGAATTACTATTAATTTTACAAAAGAAGGAATAAGATCTATAGCAGAAGCTGCTTGGAAAGTCAACGAATCTATGGAAAACATAGGTGCTAGGAGATTACATACTGTACTAGAAAAATTAATGGAAGAAATTTCATTTTATGCATCTGACAATAACAGTAAATCTATCATTAATATTAATCCTGAATATGTCAGTCAATATTTAGATGAATTAATATCCAATACTGATCTTAGTAAATTTATTTTATAA
- the hslV gene encoding ATP-dependent protease subunit HslV gives MTTILSVRIKNKIVIGGDGQATLGKTVMKSNVKKVRSLYNNKIIAGFAGGTADAFTLFELFEQKLDMYQGQLQRSAIELAKDWRTDRILRKLEAILAVADRTYSLIITGNGDVIQPEDDLIAIGSGGPYAQSAARALLNNTQLDAKTIVKKSLTIAANICIYTNHNFTIKELSSE, from the coding sequence ATGACAACAATCCTTAGTGTTAGAATTAAAAATAAAATAGTCATTGGTGGCGATGGACAAGCTACTTTAGGCAAGACAGTAATGAAAAGTAATGTTAAAAAAGTACGTAGCCTTTATAATAATAAAATTATTGCAGGATTCGCAGGAGGAACAGCCGATGCTTTTACTTTGTTTGAATTATTTGAACAAAAATTAGATATGTATCAAGGTCAATTACAAAGATCTGCTATTGAATTAGCTAAAGATTGGAGAACAGACAGAATATTACGTAAATTAGAAGCAATACTTGCTGTAGCTGATCGAACATATTCATTAATTATCACAGGAAACGGAGATGTTATTCAACCAGAAGACGATTTGATTGCTATAGGATCAGGAGGTCCATATGCACAATCAGCTGCTCGAGCATTATTAAATAATACTCAATTAGATGCTAAAACTATTGTAAAAAAATCTTTAACGATTGCTGCAAATATTTGTATATATACAAATCATAATTTTACAATTAAAGAATTATCTTCCGAATAG